From the genome of Opitutales bacterium, one region includes:
- a CDS encoding tyrosine-type recombinase/integrase, whose product SCHLFRHSSATHMLENGVDIRFIQQLLGHAKLETTQVYTEVSIQQLQEVHKRTHPARIDKGEA is encoded by the coding sequence TCCTGCCACCTCTTTCGCCACAGCAGCGCGACCCACATGCTCGAAAACGGCGTAGACATCCGCTTTATCCAGCAGCTTCTGGGGCATGCCAAACTGGAGACCACGCAAGTCTACACCGAAGTCAGCATCCAGCAGCTCCAAGAAGTGCACAAACGGACGCACCCGGCGCGGATAGATAAAGGTGAGGCTTGA